One Cytophagia bacterium CHB2 genomic region harbors:
- a CDS encoding protein with SnoaL 3 domain, NTF 2 superfamily yields MRAILIEVCMLLMLHAAAKAAGTADSSRVAQMLNDFHQAAAQAEGKRYFDHFAAEAIFLGTDAAERWTLAEFKAFAQPYFEQGKGWTYLVKSRHVYFSQDQNVAWFDEMLENESYGVCRGSGVLLKIDGIWKIAQYNLSIPIPNALARQVVGMIKNK; encoded by the coding sequence ATGAGAGCGATCTTAATTGAAGTCTGTATGCTTTTGATGTTGCATGCTGCGGCAAAAGCTGCGGGCACTGCGGATAGCAGCCGGGTAGCGCAAATGCTGAATGATTTTCATCAAGCGGCGGCGCAAGCGGAGGGCAAACGTTATTTCGATCACTTCGCGGCGGAAGCGATTTTTCTTGGCACCGATGCTGCCGAGCGCTGGACGCTCGCCGAGTTCAAGGCATTTGCCCAGCCTTATTTCGAGCAAGGCAAGGGCTGGACATATCTGGTGAAATCCCGGCATGTTTACTTTTCTCAGGATCAAAACGTTGCCTGGTTTGATGAAATGCTGGAGAATGAAAGCTACGGCGTTTGTCGCGGCAGCGGTGTGTTGCTCAAGATTGACGGGATCTGGAAGATCGCGCAATACAATTTGTCGATTCCAATCCCGAACGCCCTGGCCAGGCAGGTGGTGGGGATGATTAAAAACAAATAG
- a CDS encoding beta-lactamase family protein: protein MTRRKIVYRYGSVFALMLSMLSPALIAKPGVDTLAHVQNVVRHFDAYAMQALQEANIPGAAIAIVKGNDIVYLKGFGVRQIGKPEKIDAHTAFRIASVSKGFASILTALFVEDGKLSWNDPVIKFLPKFSLRDAGNTRALTLKHLLNHTTGLPPHAFDNLIEAQEPLPTIIKRLKELRLGCRVGECYSYQNVMYGLIGEILREATGYTYEHLVVTRLLVPLEMYDASLSWEEMVANPNHASPHVRRRGGWQAVQIRPTYYSVPAAAGINASITDMAKWLRALLGERPEVIPPSVIKQVSQPQVRTPRERRRPHWNGHIRNAHYGMGWRIFDYAGNKLVFHSGGLRGYVAQIAILPQHNVGIVILMNSSASNGLMPLFLDMYLGLKSLTPEQESTFDESDLN, encoded by the coding sequence ATGACCAGGAGAAAAATCGTTTATCGCTACGGGAGTGTTTTTGCGCTTATGTTGAGCATGTTGTCGCCAGCGCTCATTGCCAAACCGGGCGTGGATACGCTGGCGCATGTGCAAAATGTCGTTCGCCATTTCGATGCATATGCAATGCAAGCCTTGCAGGAAGCCAATATCCCCGGCGCCGCCATTGCCATCGTTAAGGGAAACGACATCGTTTATTTGAAAGGTTTCGGTGTTCGCCAAATCGGGAAACCGGAAAAGATCGATGCGCATACCGCGTTTCGCATCGCCTCGGTCTCAAAAGGCTTTGCCTCCATTCTCACCGCGCTGTTTGTCGAAGACGGCAAGCTGAGTTGGAATGATCCTGTCATCAAATTTCTGCCAAAATTTTCTTTGCGTGACGCGGGAAATACACGCGCCCTCACCCTCAAGCATTTGTTGAATCACACCACCGGGTTGCCGCCGCATGCCTTCGATAACTTAATTGAAGCGCAAGAGCCTCTGCCCACGATTATCAAGCGCCTGAAAGAACTCCGCCTGGGTTGCCGCGTGGGCGAATGCTACAGTTACCAAAACGTGATGTACGGCCTCATCGGTGAAATCCTGCGCGAAGCCACCGGTTACACTTATGAACATCTCGTGGTGACGCGCCTGCTCGTGCCGCTGGAGATGTATGACGCTTCGCTGAGCTGGGAAGAAATGGTGGCCAACCCCAATCATGCCTCGCCGCATGTGCGCCGCCGCGGCGGCTGGCAGGCAGTTCAGATCAGGCCCACGTATTACTCGGTGCCCGCGGCCGCGGGCATCAATGCGAGCATCACGGACATGGCAAAATGGCTGCGCGCGCTGCTCGGTGAACGGCCGGAGGTGATCCCCCCGTCTGTCATCAAACAAGTCTCGCAGCCGCAGGTGCGCACACCGCGCGAGCGGCGGCGGCCGCATTGGAACGGGCATATTCGCAACGCGCATTACGGCATGGGTTGGCGCATTTTCGATTACGCCGGCAACAAGCTGGTCTTTCACAGCGGCGGCTTGCGCGGTTACGTGGCGCAAATCGCCATTTTGCCGCAACACAATGTCGGCATTGTCATTTTGATGAATAGCAGCGCCAGCAACGGCCTGATGCCGTTGTTTCTTGACATGTATCTGGGTTTGAAAAGCCTAACTCCCGAACAGGAATCGACCTTCGATGAGAGCGATCTTAATTGA
- a CDS encoding DUF4416 family protein: MSQAHEPTPVKLIVAALFSREEFLAETRDELVQAFGEIDYQSSRFLFDLTDYYMTEMGAPLYRLFYSFAQLISPQALASIKIKTNQVEQLFARAGKRAVNLDPGYLDTDKFVLASGKYHGYKIYLSDGVWADMTLHYAKGHFTPLPWSFPDFQSGRYEAVFLRLRELYKKQLK, from the coding sequence ATGTCACAGGCGCATGAACCTACACCCGTTAAACTCATTGTTGCTGCACTGTTTTCGCGGGAGGAATTTTTGGCGGAAACACGGGACGAATTGGTGCAGGCGTTCGGCGAGATCGATTATCAGAGTTCGCGCTTTCTTTTCGATCTCACCGATTATTACATGACTGAGATGGGTGCTCCTCTTTACCGGCTTTTTTACTCGTTTGCGCAACTCATTTCACCACAGGCGCTGGCCTCCATCAAGATAAAAACAAACCAGGTGGAGCAATTGTTTGCCCGTGCTGGCAAACGCGCCGTCAATCTCGATCCCGGCTATCTCGACACCGACAAATTCGTTCTGGCCTCAGGGAAATATCACGGCTACAAAATCTACTTGAGCGATGGCGTGTGGGCCGATATGACGCTGCATTACGCCAAAGGACATTTTACCCCGCTGCCCTGGAGCTTTCCCGATTTTCAAAGCGGGCGTTATGAAGCCGTTTTTCTGCGCCTGCGCGAGCTTTACAAAAAGCAACTCAAATGA
- a CDS encoding RNA methyltransferase — MAPASSSPPPFVAVLDSIRSMHNVGSIFRAADGAGVSKLYLCGMTATPPRPEIRKAALGAEESVAWEYFVSIKEALLALKQAGYALIALENSPTSQDYRVFDYKFPLALIIGHEYEGISTEILTGCDGVISLPMRGQKDSLNVAVAFGIAAYEIAKYLDSK, encoded by the coding sequence ATGGCCCCGGCCTCTTCCTCTCCGCCTCCATTCGTTGCCGTGCTCGACAGCATTCGCAGCATGCACAATGTCGGTTCGATTTTTCGCGCTGCCGACGGCGCGGGTGTGAGCAAGCTTTATCTCTGCGGCATGACGGCCACGCCGCCGCGGCCGGAAATTCGCAAAGCAGCGCTGGGCGCAGAAGAAAGCGTGGCGTGGGAATATTTTGTCTCAATAAAAGAGGCGCTGCTCGCGCTCAAGCAAGCAGGCTACGCTTTAATTGCGTTAGAAAACTCTCCAACAAGCCAGGATTATCGCGTATTCGACTATAAATTTCCTTTGGCATTGATCATCGGCCACGAATACGAAGGCATCTCTACGGAGATTTTGACGGGATGCGACGGCGTCATCTCGTTGCCCATGCGCGGCCAGAAAGACTCGCTCAACGTTGCGGTGGCGTTTGGCATCGCGGCGTATGAGATTGCAAAGTATCTCGATTCGAAATAA
- a CDS encoding Glu/Leu/Phe/Val dehydrogenase, with amino-acid sequence MKIFEGMAEHNHEEVVFCHDRDSGLKAIIAIHDTTLGPSLGGARMWPYKTEEEALYDVLRLSRGMTYKAAAAGLNLGGGKAVIIGDSATDKDEMCFRAFGRFVEGLAGRYITAEDVGTDVHDMEWVRMETQWVTGISEALGGSGDPSPVTARGVYYGIKASAEELFGTPSLRGRKVAIQGAGHVGYFLAEFLTKEGAKVFITDIKPGRVQKVVDEFGVTAVEPEKIYDVDADIFAPCALGAIINEETIPRFKFRIVAGGANNQLADEKRHGSILMEKNILYAPDYVINAGGLINVANEIEGYNREKALKQAEDIYYILHDIFSIAKKERVPTNVASDRLAERRIEQVGKLKRMHVIKPPRQIRGQRYAW; translated from the coding sequence ATGAAAATTTTTGAAGGTATGGCCGAACACAATCACGAAGAAGTGGTGTTCTGCCATGATCGCGACTCGGGTTTGAAGGCCATTATTGCTATTCATGACACGACGCTCGGGCCGTCATTAGGCGGCGCGCGCATGTGGCCTTACAAAACCGAAGAAGAAGCCTTGTATGATGTGTTGCGGCTGTCACGCGGCATGACGTACAAAGCTGCAGCCGCGGGCTTGAATCTCGGCGGCGGCAAGGCCGTCATCATCGGCGACTCTGCCACGGACAAGGATGAAATGTGTTTCCGCGCATTCGGGCGTTTTGTCGAAGGACTTGCCGGCCGCTACATCACAGCGGAAGATGTGGGCACCGACGTGCATGACATGGAGTGGGTGCGCATGGAGACGCAATGGGTCACCGGCATTTCAGAAGCGCTGGGCGGCAGCGGCGATCCCTCGCCGGTGACGGCGCGTGGGGTGTATTACGGCATCAAAGCCAGCGCGGAGGAGCTGTTCGGCACCCCCTCCTTGCGCGGCCGCAAGGTGGCGATTCAGGGCGCGGGCCATGTCGGGTATTTTCTCGCGGAGTTTTTGACGAAAGAAGGCGCAAAGGTTTTTATCACGGATATCAAGCCGGGCCGCGTGCAAAAAGTGGTGGATGAATTCGGCGTGACGGCGGTTGAGCCGGAAAAAATTTATGACGTCGACGCCGACATTTTTGCGCCGTGCGCGCTCGGCGCGATTATCAATGAGGAAACCATTCCCCGTTTTAAGTTTCGCATTGTTGCCGGTGGGGCGAACAACCAGCTTGCCGACGAAAAGCGCCACGGCAGCATTCTGATGGAAAAGAATATTCTCTATGCGCCGGATTACGTCATCAACGCCGGCGGCTTGATCAATGTGGCAAATGAAATCGAAGGTTACAATCGCGAAAAAGCGCTGAAGCAGGCGGAAGATATTTACTACATCCTGCACGATATTTTTTCCATTGCCAAAAAAGAACGCGTGCCGACCAACGTGGCTTCCGATCGTCTCGCCGAACGCCGCATCGAACAAGTCGGCAAACTCAAGCGCATGCACGTGATTAAACCGCCGCGGCAAATTCGCGGGCAACGGTATGCCTGGTGA